The nucleotide window ACGAGCGGCGGAGCGGCGCGGTGCGGAGCTCCCAGCGGCCGGCCGCTCaccgccgcggccccgcgccgctcTGCCCGctctgcccggccccgccgccgccgccggccggcGCCGCCTCAGCGCCGCTCCATGCCCCGGCGCCGCCCGtgccgcagccgccgccgcccggccgcaTCCCCCGCTCGGCTCCCGGCGGCTCCCGGCAACGCCGGAACTCGGCGCCTTGGCAACCGCCTAAGCGGCCCGGCGGGAAACAGCGGCCCCCGAGCCGAGCCGCGCCGTTCCTCACGCGCGCCCGGCGCCGCTCGCCGCCGGGGGAGGTGCCGCCGCCCCCGCTCCGCCCTCAGGGAGGGACGGGGAGGGACCGGGCGGGGCGCGGAGGGCGCCCCCTGCCGGGCACGGGGCTGCGGGACGAGCGCGGGGAGGCGGCTCCacggaggggccggggggaaGGCGGCGAGCCCCGGAGGAGCGGCCGCGGCGGGGGGCGGAACGCGAGTGGGGCGGAACGGTTGTGGGGCGGAACGTGGAGCCGCGGGAGCGCACGGGCGGAGCGGAACCGGGAGCGGGACCGGGGCGCGACGGAGCCATGCAGGCGGCGGCCCGGGGGCTCCGCAGGGCCTGGGCAGCGCCCGGCAGCGCCGCGCTCAGGTAGGGCCCGGCCGCATCCCCACGGCCTCGGGGACGGAGCCGCTGCGCCGcgagccccggggctgctcccgggCCGGGCCTGGCTCCCCCGGGGCTCCCTCGGTGTCCCGGGGCTGCGCCGCCCCCCCCGCGGCCGGGCTTCTGGGgttgggctgggctggggccgTTGCCTGAGCTCGAGATTAATAAAAGCCGCTCGTAGgcataaaatgaatttttgtttcACCTCCCGGTGCCCTGCACGGTCTCAGCACTAAAAAGCGCAAATTTGGGGTTTAGTTTAGTTACATTGTCATTTCTACGCTGATGCTATGTATTGTAGTGAAATTAGTAGTAGGAGACTAGAAATTCATTATTGTAGCCCACAACTAACAAGCATTTCTTATGGTTTCAATTAACGTGACCGAATTCAGCTTCTCCTCGTGCTTTCTTTacgtttctttttcttctctagttGCTGGCTGCCCCAGGCGGTGCAGCTTCGAGGAAGTCACTGGGAGACCTCCCTGCTGGCGTTCAGGGCATCCCTCCCCGTGAGGTGAGTGCAGTTGTCGCTGAGTTGCATAGAATTGCTTGCATCCTTAGGATGGAATGTAATTCCCCTTAGGGAATGTAATTTTTTCCAattccaaattaatttttaaatatagatgtTTGCACTGAAGATATTATATGTAGTAGTTAGAGCTGGTGGCCTCTTGAGAGTGGATTAATGGTAGCCTACGTAATAGTTATTGCTTTATGCTTGTGGGAAGCTGTATTTGCTTCTTCAATGACAGAACACAAGTGGAAATGTTCCGATTCAAGCTGTGCTCCAAAACTCCCTTTTGAGcagcattggaaaaaaaaagcccagctgAACTGAAAATACTTGATTATAAGGTGCTGTGCTAGACAGCCTACATCAATGTACATTACATTTTGGTATCGGTGTTTTGTTCTGATGCAATTAGGTTTAAAAGCCTTCTAGCGAGCCACTACCCTCAGAGAGACCATTTCACACCCCAAAGGTTATTCGTGCATCTGCAGGTTTGCAGTGTTGTGGAGGTAACATGGCCTGTGCTAGACAGCTGAACTGGGAACTGGGCATTTCTGCATTCCAGAGCTGGTTTGTGCAGTGGCACAGAATAAATTACTGGCCACCCTGTAAATGTAGTACCTCAGAGTTCCGATCTGCAAAGCAGGAACAATAACCCACATGtctgtgttggtggagcgtGGCATGTGTTATCTTGCACATAGTGGGTTTGTGTGTTACATACAGCAGTAGAGAAATACCTGTGTCCTGAGTTTGGTTCCAAAGGTGGAAGTTTTAAAAGGTGGTTTACAACCACCCTCTCAGAGCCTTCTTTAACGTGAGATAACAGGAATATTTGTAAACATGTTGTGTGCCCTGCTGCACTGTGAGCTAGTTGGAACCAATTCCAGTTCTACTTTTCTGGAACTTCCTAAAGCATTCTGACTTCTAGAACAGCCCTTTAGGTTGCTCTTCTCAGGCTGGTACAGCTCTGTTTGCAGAATGTCTCACAGGACATATGACTGTCTCATAGAAACTCTATTACTTGAATAAAGCTAAAATTTCTATTAGGGACCAAGTAAAGCTCTGGGAAGGGACAGTTCTTCAGATGGTGAAGTGGATATGAAAGTTGCTTGTGTTGAATGCAGTCACAGAGCATCTTCTTCTGCTCATGTAATTATTTATCTCGCCAGAGcacagccaaagaaaaaaaagaaggtggaTGTAAAGAGAGAGCAAGCACAGAAGGATCGTATGAAAAAGAAGATCAAAAAGTTGGAAAAAGCTGCCCCAGAGTTAATTCCAATTGAGGATTTTGAAACACCACTTAAGTTCTCAGATAACAGCAGGTAACTAACGCTGTCAGCATGAGCTTGCATTTGTGGTGCAAACACACTTCTAATATCTTTCTTGCAAATCTGCAGTATAGTGCCAGCCTTTATATAAAATGTTACTGACTTCTGCTAAGACAAAAATGTGGAAAGCAATTTGTATTTGCTCCTGctaaaagtactgaaaaaaatagtcaCGTGAATGTCTTGTTTTGAAAGGCGTTGGAAAACTTCCAAGACAGACATTGCAGGAAAGAAatgtattatgtttttaaaacatattattttgtttgtgtgctggTTTTGGTGATTTGCTTTTCAGGGTGCAGTTGCAGGCCATTTCTCTATTACAATACTATGTTTACTCTTCAACAGGGTGCGAAGTCTTCCCCCTCTGTCATTTgaggagacagaaagaagaGTTTTACTTATGAAAAAGTGGTCTGCGTATAAGCAGAGCCAAGACAGGGCAGAAAAGCAAGCAATTCGGAGCCTTGTAGAAGCCCAACAAGAGGCACTAAAGGAACTGCGCCTTGAATCTGAAGAGCTCTATCAGGCAGCGATCAGACGAGACGAGGGGCTTTTCCCCTTTGAGAGAGATGGACCTAATTATACCCCACCACTTCCTGGGTATGATCCTCCCGAAGGAAAATGCATCGATATCACCAAAGTGTACACACAGTGACAGAAGAGTTTATTGTTCATCCAGCATGAGCTGCTTGGCcaactgaaaaaggaaagaacagaatgaGAATTAATTCTTTCTGCACGTTAAAACACTGTAGGTATGCGATGGTGAAAAAACATGGAACAGAATATCCATGAAGTGTCTGctggtgttgtttttaaactggCAACATATGGAATAAAACATTCAACAGAGCTAATCTACTTTAAATTTATGCCATATTAGACCAAGGCAAACaagtatttcactgttttctctttctggccTTGTATCTCATCTTTCCTTGTGCTCCTGAGCAGCACCATTTTTGTTCTACACAAACCATAACTACAAAGACTAGTACGATGAAAGAATGTCATCACAACAGAGGCTATTAGCTTAGCAGGGAGGCAGTAGCTGACTGTTTACAGCCTTTCTCTGCTTCAAATTTCAGTGGTTTTGCATATAATAGAGGAAAAACTGATGGAAAATGTACCTTGCCAAAGCAAAAAttagcttattttttattattattatgtccTTGTAAAGAGTGCATTAAGTCTCTAATAGCATTTTCCCTAAAAACAGATCTCACTTCAGTCATTTGAACCTTTATTTCCTGTAGTAATTTGAATACTGCCATagacatattaaaaaagaacacaggCTTTATTGTTCGAGAGCAGTTCCCCAACAACAGGCATGTTTCAGGGACTGCAACATTGTCCCACTGCGTCTGAAACTCTTAAGAACCACACTACTGAATCTGGGTAGTGTGTTTTAAATGCCAGTGGCTGTGTCCTGAACTGGCAGGGAGGGGTCccagcttgtttttattttcccatctgGCAGGCCCAGATGTTCCAACAGTGTGCAACACCAGGcgtgctggggaggaggagctgcTAACCTAAGAGTTTCCTGCTGTGTTGCTGAGATGAGATCCTAAAGCATGACAGTAGTAAAAgactaaaataaaacacctcacttgtaaaaaaaaaaaaaaaaaaaagtgggtggttttttaattttgagtaTTTTTGAATGAGTGCTAAAGTACTGGTGGACAGCTATACAGGGCAGAGCTACAACTGTGTAATTTTGATGAAATGcaggttaaaattaaaaagcaggaCAGATGAGCACTGTATGGCACACAAGGCCCAAACCTGGCGAAGCTGCCGCATCACTTGGGGCTGTCCTGGTCGAGCGGCAGGTACCAGTCTGGCGGCGGGCTCTTCCTGAAGGTCCACACCGGGGcatatttctgcttctcctccacCCGGGCTCTTTCGCTCTTGCACAGCGCTTCCTGCAAGAGGCACAAACAGCACGGGCACCGCGCTGGGCCCTCTGCTCTCACGCCGAGGACACCGGGCAATGCCGCGCGGGGGCCCGGTGCCGGGCGGTACctgcgcggcggcggcgcgggcgcTCTCCCAGGCGCGGCAGGCGGTGTAATCGTCCCGCCAGCGGGCGCAGGCCGGCAGCTGCCCGTGCGCGTAGTAGTGGTGGAAGGCGTGGCGCAGCCCGCGGCAGTGCCGCCACTCCCACCAGTAATCCTCGCACGACCGCGGAGGCTGCGGGGGGACCGGGGGGAGTCAGCCGGGACCGGCACAgcccgccccgagccccccccgtTTCCCCCCGGCCCCTCTCACCCTCCAGCTGCCGCCGCCGGCCATGCTGCCACCCCCCCCACTCGTCTCCGCCCCGCCCGCGCTCGGGCACGtgaccgccccccccccccccgccccgctccccggcaCGCGGGTTCGAGGCCGCCCTCGGCCCGGTCCCGCCaccgccaccccccccccccccagccgggAAATCAGCACAGCAGGCGGGCGCACGGTGGGTATCGAGGAACCTTTACTCCAGGATTCAAGCCGCGACCGAGGAAAGAGCAGAGTTTGGCGGTTTTACTCGGCTACCCGCCCCCGCCGGGTGTGGTGGCAGCGAGgttcctgcaggcagggctctcTCTGTGTCCTCGGGCAGACAGCCAGGTCCTGCCTCTCCCTACGCCTGCCATCAGTTTCCTACAACAGGTTACGGTATCTCAACTATTACATGGCATgttattaattataaatataaaaagcaattaCAGGGGTCCGTGTCAGAGCCTGGGATTCCTTAGGCTGCATCGTAACCCAACACCTGAAGCTAAGATCAAAGAGACTCCCTGCACGCCTAAGTGTTAGACTTCATTTGCACCACACCAAAAAGCTTACCTGAAATTGTGGCAAAACTTAGATAGAGGAAAATATCAAGCACAGAGCAACAGGAGGCCATCATCACTCAGGATATAAGAGGGTAGGATGTACTCTAACAATCAGACCTTTTAGTAAGGTAGAACTGCTTGGTTTTCCTTCTCAGCTCCATCCAAGATACGCTTTCCCTCTTTACAACACATACAAAGGACCGCTTCAGAATTCCTAGAACTTAATTTTCAACTGAAAATTAAGACAGTCTGACAGCACAGTGTTCCTGTGTTGCAACTGCAATAACTAAGATCCATTATGCTgcaattgttattttattttcctcctaacTGACTGATGATTACACAACTTAgggctttcttccctttttgcGCAGGGACTGGCCTTCTCCTGAAAAGGCAATAAACCGACTTCCAGATTCATCCTGGataaaggagagaagaaaaagattgttatctctttgctctctgcttATGCATGATCAAAGCTGAATGATCATTATAAAGAACGCTCcatcacagcagcaaaacactCTATACCTTTCACGTTCTTAATCTATATAATAATCacttttttcctggaaataaaacatgagCACTTCTGTGACCTTTCACCTGCTTGGAACAAGTATTCTCTGACTTACTAAATTTATATTGGTCCTATCTTACATCAGCAAACAAGGACATTGGAGGTTGTTTTCATCTAAACCAAACTCACTAATGCTGCTTTTTAACAGAAGTACGCTGGGAAAAATCAAGTATGGAGAGGGAAATCAGACATTTGGGCAATGGCTTGAATGTTCTAACTGTGCAGATTTGGCAGGATCCAACCTCACTTACCTCTTCAACTTTCTTAACGAGTGGACGTGAGTTTCTAATGAACGTGATTCTACCAATCTTGAAGTCATAGTTGGGTATTCCTCTGGAAGAGCAGCATAAATACattatgaaagaagaaatgttacACCTACCTTCAGTGAAACGTGATATGGAACACAGCGAGACCTATCCTATGCCTTTCAACACTGTGCTAATACTGGCTGCAAAATTTTCATTACAAGTTATTCCAGATTTAAACCACTGAATTATTTCCTAAAGGCAGGCATACGGTACATAAAGTAAGTAATGAGAAACTGGAGCTGATGTAGGAGGTTGACTGTAGGCATGTTTATACATAGCCTGTGGTTTCCATGGGGCCAGGGACACCCTTTTCCAAAAGAGTTCAAGTTTTATTATGACACGCATACATGATAACACAGAAACACATCCCTGCGCACTTCCATTAAGCCTGAATTTAGAAGCTTTTGCAAAAAGGCACAGCTTGGCACTGGTTACCCACTCATCTCAGAAAAAGATTTCACACTAGAAAATTAACAGGAACTCTGTGCATCACTCAGTCCAGCCCACCAGTCCAGTCAATACCTGCTGCCTTTTCCCTCTTATCTTCTTCTCCAGAACCAGAGTTAAGAAAGTTTTGGCAATATTTATTAACTTAGAATCTGCACCTTAAGTAGTTAGGGAAGTCACAGTCTAAAAAGCAAGACTgggtatttttaaatgcaaacctTTAAGGAAATTAACTTGTTTATATTGtaggaacataaaaaaaatacactcaaACACAGATTCTTCACTTGCTGACAACTGATTGAAAAAGACATACCTTCGAATATCTCCTGGTTTAATTGGTGATGGACTAGGCTCAACACCTTTCTTCTTGCCATCCAATCTGTTCCCAGAACCAGAGAATGCCTATGTACACAAATAAGGGTTTTAATTTAATGGTATCTTGTATCTGAAAGCACACTGCACAGAGATATCGCATTCTGTGAAAAACTCActatcacttttatttattttagtcagTATGTTTCTTTCTATTCAAAGTACATATAATAAGCTGATAAACCCTGGCTATAGGTGTACATCTCAGTCATCTGTTTATCGACTGGCCTATTAAGGACAGCAAGCCACACCATTTCTGGCTGTAAACACCACAGAACAGTTACAGACACTTGCCAATTAATAACAACCACACCTATAAGAGTTCTTTGAGGTACTGGTATTTGGCAGTTGTTTGGAACACCCTTCCCTCATGGTTTCACAACACTCAGAATAGAGCATAGAGCACTTACACGAAATCCTACGTCACTCACATATCCACTGTGGTCTGCTTCAACATCCtgtgagggaaaaaacaagttACTTCATTGTGTTCATGTTGtgataggaaaaacaaatgaaaactgttcTTTATACTTcttaacaaacaaaactttagaaaaaaaaaaaaaaaactatttccaaAAATCAACAGTTGTTAAACAACCATCAACGAAGCAAAAAGCAACTGATCGGTACAGCTTAGTCTTAGCAAAGcgtttcagggaaaaaaatatgttggtGCTCACTGCTCCATCACAACTGAGGCAGATTACTAGTGAATGCATTTTGTAAAACAGTAGTTTAACTTACTGCGGTATCTTCATGTTGTGCACTTCTTTCCGGTTCTTTGTACCCCAAAGGAGCATCAAAATCCACCTATTTAAGTAGGATAAATAAGCATGACTGGTATTTCTCTCTTAATCATATGCTATATACTATTATTCCTCAAAACTTCACAAACTAATGCTCCATTTTAATCTAGAAAGAACTAGGAAGAAcctaaatatttgttattttagtttggagaaaaaaaaaaaaaaaaaaaaaagcaaaaaacaccaccacaataAGCCTCCCAGGGATGAATCTTAGCATGCAATTGAAACAGACCAGTAAAACAGCACCCAGTGCCACTGGAGATTTAATCAAGACAGGCTCTTAAATAAGACTCTATGGATTGTAAAACATGTTGAATCTAAACATGAAATTCCAGACGCTGAAGTCACCTGATGGTACATGAAGTGCAGATCATGATCAGAGACCTGAGGCGTGGTTACAAGGGTACATGGAGTGCCTCCCTATCCCATCTGATTCTGCCTTTCCTGCAGCACCAGACGTGTTTGGTGTGCAGTGCTATCAGTGAGCAAGATGCCCTCTCCTTTGGGGATGACACAGTAAAACCAGACTTCCCACAACAGTTTTAACTTACATTCATATCACATTCTATGATGGACACAGCCTTATCTGGTTTGGTCTCCATTACCCGAAGCTCGTAGATCTGAAACAattatgataaatattttaagattgtCCAtctaaaaatcatagaatcatagaatatcctgagttggaagggacccttaaggatcatcaagtccaactctcgacaccgcacaggtctacccaaaagttcagaccatgtgcctaagttcacagtcaTGAAAATGTGCAAAGGAGTTCAACTTACATATAAGAAAACTAATGCTAAGactttctctgcagaaaaaaaatgcctctaAAAGAATACAACAACAAAGATTTAAATTTAAGTATGATTGCTATTTTGTTGGAGCTAGAGAACCTATCTCTTCCTGAACTCTTACTGTACCTTAATATGCATGTTTGAAGTTAAATTTTGGATTCAGGCTAATTTCTGTCCCATGATTTTTAAGAATTTCAAcagcattatatttttttccactcatgAGCCAAAAACTAGTAGTTAAACATCAGCTCGGAAGAGGACATAACTGACCCCCTTTTTTCTCCAATGGAAAACTGATTGTGAAATCTACCGTCTGGGATCACTTGTCAACAATGTTGCACAGCTCCATGCTGATGAGTCAAGCACCAACATTCAACGATTGTGCTTAGTCTCCCAAATGATCAAATGTGcgtgtgctgccagcagctttaCCTACTAATACTCAACTATGACTACATGTTGTGAATAGATTTTAAAGTGGTCACAATctactgaaatacaaagaacTTTACATTGGACAGAATTTGTTTCATCAAATCGGTGTTATCTAGAGGAAATCTAAGTGGAATGGAGTTGTATGCCATACCTTCTCATTGTAGTTGATGGCAATAACGTCCCCAGTAGTTAGACAAGCAAAGTTTCTCAATGCATTTTCTAATCTTTGGAGTATGTTAAGAtgaattgtttgttttcagtgaaacgTCAAAGCTTTCAAGTTACTATGTTACAGAACTCTTGATTTGTGGTCTCTCAAACATGGCTTAAAAGTCATCAGCACACAGACAGCCTTTTAATAAACATCAAGGTGTACAAGTCCTTCTGGACATGGTCTAACAGCCGCTTAAACTCTTTGAACTTTCAGCTGAGATTTACGTTTCTTCACACTCCAGGCTATGCTTTGTGCCGGCAGTCTGCAACATAAGCTCTCCCcgatttttgttttcagaaagagcagtagTAGTTACCTATTGCCGGAAAAGCACGAGCCATGTCTGAAAAGCTAGCTCTGCATCATTACAATTTGGGAGAAAACCTCCATTCTCTGCTCCACTGTTGAATAGAAAGGATACACAGCTTTGGGGTTGGTGATGTCAAGAAAATCAGGACTCTGTGGCTGAAATTTCGAGTAAGTGGCAACTTGAAGATTAACACTCTCCACTTGTACCAGGCCTCCCTCTTCCAGCAGCAAGTTCTGCATCATCtgcaagaataaaaacaaagacataaaCCAGTACATTAACACTACTGATGTCTttaattctctttcctttatatttatttgttattttagtttgaaaaagccatatatattctttttactTATATTTGCCAGGGCCACCATCTTCCCTGAAATGCACCAGTTTATGAAGTCttaatttcaggaagaaaacagtcaaGTGCAGCTTAAATAGCAACCTGCTTTGCATACTTGGTTAAACTCCCACTGAGGGAAACCTGAGCTGTGACTGAAAGCCGCTTTATGGACATCACTAGCAAAGACATGCAATTTCAAGAAAATTATGCCTCTTTAATGTTACACTGGCAACTCATTAATCCTGCTCTTCAGGTTTTGACAGTTCAGCACAAGACAACTCACCCAGTGTGGCAGGTAACATATGCCCTCATCAGCCACAAACTCAAGCACTCCACAGTGTGTCATTCGGTCTGAATTTTTATTCGTCAGCTTAAATAGCATCGGGTAAGTAATATTAAGTCGGCCTGgcaagagaggagaaaaaatatttgctagaAGCTACTAGcacatttctgaagttttcagaGATTGAACACTAGCAAAAGTACGGGCCACAGGAAAAGAGAGGATTTCCCCCCCACACCACCATTATTCCAACTTCATTCTCTCCTGGATTTGTACTTTTGGAGATACCTGAATACTGTATTGTCATTGCACTTCAAGCTTTAAGTGCCTCTTCAATGTTTTCCCAAGCTCAGAGATGGGTATTTGCAGAGGAATCTATTATTGCTATGCCTTTGTGTTGTTATCGGTTAGTTCCTACCTATACTAACATCCCTGACTATTTTAAGAATAGATCCTGACCTATTAGAATCACTGTGAGAAGTGAGTTAATACTAAAActcagaggggggaaaaagccTTAGCTAAAGAGCCAAGTAAACACCATTAACCCTACTTTCAAAGTTCATTTTTCACTTATTGTTTTTTGAAGacagaattttgtttcagaCAGCAGCATCCAGGCAAAGCAGATTGAGGTTAAGAATCCACTGGACTAACTATTATACTGAGTATGCCATTAATACTTAATAAGTATTGATTCACGTCTAAGGCAGCCTGATGCTTCAGTTGTCTGTACTCAGACAGCCTTCCTCCACTcctttaattctgaaaaataaaattcctccaaaatacattttttgagTAACTTAGTCTCATAATCTCAATTTAGATTGGATTCAGATAGGTAACTAAACAACTGTGGTATTTGCTTATGCTTTTACTCGTATTTctaacactgttattccagaaCAAAATATTCACTTACTGAGTTGATCCAGAGCAGAGGGTGGCATAAttactgcagaaatgaaaatgaaagtaaaattaggaaaattacAGCTGTATAAAGATAAGCTTACACACTATTTTATTACTACATCACCTAGGGTTACATTTGTTATAGAAACTCCCATAAGCTCATTTTTGAGCCAGAGATTCCAGCAGAATCAGTCACGAGTGTATCTGCCAGCCTGGAGATTTCAGAATTTAATCACAAGTAAGGGAATGCAGGGTTTTACAAGCTGTGGTACTGAAGGAAGTGCTTCCTAGAGATAATTGTTTGTGCTCATACAATCGATTGAAGAATGCCAGCTCTGAACAACACCGCGTTATCCCGACAGCCTGACACCCAGCGGGCCGATCTATTTGCTTTGTGCGAGCTCGGTGAGCTGCAACGAGGACGGGGCAACGAGACTTTAGGGTGTA belongs to Aythya fuligula isolate bAytFul2 chromosome 17, bAytFul2.pri, whole genome shotgun sequence and includes:
- the MRPL40 gene encoding 39S ribosomal protein L40, mitochondrial — encoded protein: MQAAARGLRRAWAAPGSAALSCWLPQAVQLRGSHWETSLLAFRASLPVRAQPKKKKKVDVKREQAQKDRMKKKIKKLEKAAPELIPIEDFETPLKFSDNSRVRSLPPLSFEETERRVLLMKKWSAYKQSQDRAEKQAIRSLVEAQQEALKELRLESEELYQAAIRRDEGLFPFERDGPNYTPPLPGYDPPEGKCIDITKVYTQ
- the C17H22orf39 gene encoding UPF0545 protein C22orf39 homolog — translated: MAGGGSWRPPRSCEDYWWEWRHCRGLRHAFHHYYAHGQLPACARWRDDYTACRAWESARAAAAQEALCKSERARVEEKQKYAPVWTFRKSPPPDWYLPLDQDSPK
- the UFD1 gene encoding ubiquitin recognition factor in ER-associated degradation protein 1 isoform X1; translation: MFSFNMFDHPIPRVFQNRFSTQYRCFSVSMLAGPNDRSDVEKGGKIIMPPSALDQLSRLNITYPMLFKLTNKNSDRMTHCGVLEFVADEGICYLPHWMMQNLLLEEGGLVQVESVNLQVATYSKFQPQSPDFLDITNPKAVLENALRNFACLTTGDVIAINYNEKIYELRVMETKPDKAVSIIECDMNVDFDAPLGYKEPERSAQHEDTADVEADHSGYVSDVGFRAFSGSGNRLDGKKKGVEPSPSPIKPGDIRRGIPNYDFKIGRITFIRNSRPLVKKVEEDESGSRFIAFSGEGQSLRKKGRKP
- the UFD1 gene encoding ubiquitin recognition factor in ER-associated degradation protein 1 isoform X2, whose product is MTVIMPPSALDQLSRLNITYPMLFKLTNKNSDRMTHCGVLEFVADEGICYLPHWMMQNLLLEEGGLVQVESVNLQVATYSKFQPQSPDFLDITNPKAVLENALRNFACLTTGDVIAINYNEKIYELRVMETKPDKAVSIIECDMNVDFDAPLGYKEPERSAQHEDTADVEADHSGYVSDVGFRAFSGSGNRLDGKKKGVEPSPSPIKPGDIRRGIPNYDFKIGRITFIRNSRPLVKKVEEDESGSRFIAFSGEGQSLRKKGRKP